Proteins from a genomic interval of Ferrovibrio terrae:
- the nuoL gene encoding NADH-quinone oxidoreductase subunit L, giving the protein MYHLIVFLPLLAAIIAGLFGRRIGDVASMAVTCVAVIISAVLSWVAFYLVISKGMVVTVKVLDWIDSGTFSVDWALKIDQLTAVMLVVVNTVSAVVHVYSVGYMSHDPHRSRFFSYLSLFTFAMLMLITADNFVQLYMGWEGVGLASYLLIGFWFHKPSANAASIKAFVVNRVGDFGFALGIMALFFATGSVTFEAVFAAAPDLAGKTFHFLWKDWDILTVATFLLFLGAMGKSAQLGLHTWLPDAMEGPTPVSALIHAATMVTAGVFMVARCSPLFEYAPDTLAFVTVIGASTAFFAATVGLAQNDIKRVIAYSTCSQLGYMFFALGVSAYPAAIFHLFTHAFFKALLFLGAGSVIHAVDGEQDMRRMGGLWKHIKITYAMMWIGSLALAGFPIFAGYYSKDMILEVAYAAGGVGQYAYIMGMAAAILTAFYSWRLLFMTFHGKPRADHHVMEHVHESPMVMLIPLFVLATGAVLAGIVFYDGFVGHHWKEFWGSSILILENHKAMDEAHHVPFLVKVGPIIVGVIGIFIAWIAYIRDTSLPGRTAAQHHMLYSFLLNKWYFDELYDRVFVRPTFWLGNLLWKGGDGKIIDGLGPDGLAATVVRLARRASILQSGYVYHYAFAMLIGVAVLVTYFFSAMGH; this is encoded by the coding sequence ATGTACCATCTGATCGTTTTCCTGCCGCTGCTGGCCGCCATTATTGCAGGCCTGTTCGGCCGCCGCATCGGCGACGTCGCCTCGATGGCCGTCACCTGCGTGGCGGTGATCATCTCGGCCGTGCTGTCCTGGGTTGCCTTCTATCTCGTGATCTCCAAGGGCATGGTCGTCACCGTCAAGGTGCTCGACTGGATCGATTCCGGCACCTTCAGCGTCGACTGGGCACTGAAGATCGACCAGCTCACCGCCGTGATGCTGGTGGTGGTCAACACCGTGTCGGCCGTCGTGCATGTCTATTCCGTCGGCTATATGAGCCACGATCCGCACCGCTCGCGCTTCTTCTCGTATCTGTCGCTGTTCACTTTCGCGATGCTGATGCTGATCACGGCGGACAACTTCGTGCAGCTCTACATGGGCTGGGAAGGCGTCGGCCTGGCCTCATATCTGCTGATCGGCTTCTGGTTCCACAAGCCCAGCGCCAATGCCGCCTCGATCAAGGCCTTCGTGGTCAACCGCGTCGGTGATTTCGGCTTCGCGCTCGGCATCATGGCGCTGTTCTTTGCCACTGGCAGCGTCACCTTCGAGGCTGTCTTCGCCGCTGCCCCTGATCTTGCCGGCAAGACCTTCCACTTCCTGTGGAAGGACTGGGACATCCTGACTGTCGCCACCTTCCTGCTGTTCCTCGGCGCCATGGGCAAGTCGGCCCAGCTCGGCCTGCACACCTGGCTGCCGGACGCCATGGAGGGCCCGACGCCTGTGTCGGCGCTGATCCATGCAGCCACCATGGTCACCGCCGGCGTCTTCATGGTCGCGCGCTGCTCGCCGCTGTTCGAATACGCACCGGATACACTGGCCTTCGTCACCGTGATCGGTGCCAGCACGGCCTTCTTCGCCGCGACGGTTGGTCTTGCGCAGAACGACATCAAGCGCGTGATCGCCTATTCGACCTGCTCGCAGCTCGGCTACATGTTCTTCGCGCTGGGCGTCTCGGCCTATCCGGCCGCGATCTTCCACCTGTTCACGCATGCCTTCTTCAAGGCCCTGCTGTTCCTGGGCGCCGGCTCGGTGATCCATGCCGTCGATGGCGAGCAGGACATGCGCCGCATGGGCGGGCTGTGGAAGCACATCAAGATCACCTACGCGATGATGTGGATCGGCAGCCTCGCGCTGGCCGGCTTCCCGATCTTCGCCGGCTATTACTCCAAAGACATGATCCTCGAAGTGGCCTATGCCGCTGGCGGGGTAGGGCAGTATGCCTACATCATGGGTATGGCCGCCGCGATCCTGACCGCCTTCTACTCCTGGCGCCTGCTGTTCATGACCTTCCATGGCAAGCCGCGCGCCGATCATCACGTGATGGAACACGTGCATGAAAGTCCGATGGTCATGCTGATCCCGCTGTTCGTGCTGGCCACCGGTGCGGTCCTGGCCGGTATCGTCTTCTACGACGGCTTCGTCGGCCATCACTGGAAGGAATTCTGGGGCAGCTCGATCCTGATCCTGGAAAATCACAAGGCGATGGACGAGGCGCATCATGTGCCGTTCCTCGTCAAGGTCGGCCCGATCATCGTCGGCGTCATCGGCATCTTCATCGCCTGGATCGCCTATATCCGCGACACCAGCCTGCCGGGCCGGACCGCCGCGCAGCACCACATGCTGTACAGCTTCCTGCTCAACAAGTGGTATTTCGACGAGCTGTATGACCGCGTCTTCGTGCGCCCGACCTTCTGGCTCGGCAATCTGCTGTGGAAGGGCGGGGACGGCAAGATCATCGACGGCCTCGGCCCGGATGGGCTGGCCGCCACGGTCGTGCGTCTGGCCAGGCGCGCCTCGATCCTGCAGTCCGGTTATGTCTATCACTATGCCTTCGCCATGCTGATCGGCGTGGCGGTGCTGGTGACCTACTTCTTCAGTGCGATGGGGCACTAA
- the nuoK gene encoding NADH-quinone oxidoreductase subunit NuoK, which translates to MTIGLGHYLTVAAILFTLGILGIFLNRKNVIVILMSIELMLLAVNINLVAFSTHLNDLVGQIFALFVLTVAAGEAAIGLAILVVYFRNRGTIAVEDINMMKG; encoded by the coding sequence ATGACCATCGGCCTCGGACATTATCTGACGGTTGCCGCGATCCTGTTCACACTCGGGATCCTCGGCATCTTCCTGAACCGCAAGAACGTGATCGTCATCCTGATGTCGATCGAGCTGATGCTGCTCGCCGTCAACATCAACCTGGTGGCGTTCTCCACCCACCTGAACGATCTGGTCGGCCAGATATTCGCCCTGTTTGTACTGACGGTGGCGGCGGGTGAGGCGGCCATCGGCCTCGCGATCCTGGTTGTTTACTTCCGCAACCGCGGCACCATCGCGGTTGAAGATATCAATATGATGAAGGGCTGA
- a CDS encoding NADH-quinone oxidoreductase subunit J, translating into MIIQALAFYLFAAITVASGFMVIASRNPVHSVLFLILAFFNAAGLFVLMGAEFLGMLLVIVYVGAVAVLFLFVVMMLDINFVELRQGFLQYLPVGGMIGIVLLIELAMVLGGWVIAPEARSVAADPIPALDKVTNTHALGAVLYTKYIYLFQGAGLILLVAMIGAIVLTLRSRPGVRRQSISEQVNRPRDEAVAIRKVEPRKGI; encoded by the coding sequence ATGATTATCCAGGCTCTGGCCTTCTACCTGTTCGCAGCCATCACCGTGGCCTCCGGCTTCATGGTGATTGCGTCGCGCAATCCTGTGCACAGCGTGCTGTTCCTGATCCTGGCCTTCTTCAATGCGGCCGGTCTGTTCGTGCTGATGGGCGCGGAATTCCTCGGCATGCTGCTGGTGATTGTCTATGTCGGCGCCGTGGCGGTGCTGTTCCTGTTCGTGGTGATGATGCTCGACATCAACTTCGTCGAACTGCGCCAGGGCTTCCTGCAGTATCTGCCGGTTGGCGGCATGATCGGCATCGTGCTGCTGATCGAACTGGCCATGGTGCTGGGTGGCTGGGTGATCGCGCCCGAGGCGCGCTCGGTCGCAGCCGATCCGATCCCGGCACTCGACAAGGTCACCAACACCCATGCGCTGGGTGCGGTGCTCTACACCAAGTACATCTATCTGTTCCAGGGCGCCGGCCTGATCCTGCTGGTCGCCATGATCGGCGCCATCGTGCTGACGCTCCGCTCGCGCCCCGGCGTGCGGCGCCAGAGCATTTCCGAGCAGGTCAATCGCCCGCGCGACGAAGCGGTGGCGATCCGTAAGGTCGAGCCGAGGAAGGGAATCTGA